In Bifidobacterium actinocoloniiforme DSM 22766, a genomic segment contains:
- a CDS encoding bifunctional methylenetetrahydrofolate dehydrogenase/methenyltetrahydrofolate cyclohydrolase, protein MAVKLDGKAQAERIRAGLAERVAVLSAQGETPGLGTLLVGEDPGSVKYVEGKHRDCAQVGIRSIRRRLPATASTAQIVQAVDELNADPACTGFIVQLPLPAGVDQTEVIARIDPAKDADGMHPVNLGQLVLRASGPLNTPLPCTPRGILTLLEAYRIDLNGAQVCVVGRGLTVGRTIELLLTRREINATVTLCHTGTKNLPEQLRRADVIIAAAGRAGLVRAQDVKPGAVLVDVGVTRAWDQERGRWLIKGDIDPAARDVSSAYTPNPGGVGPMTRAMLLANVVEAAERRAAGMATRPGIIG, encoded by the coding sequence ATGGCGGTGAAGTTGGACGGTAAGGCTCAGGCTGAACGGATCCGCGCAGGGCTTGCTGAGCGAGTGGCGGTCCTGAGCGCGCAGGGGGAGACCCCTGGCCTGGGGACCTTGCTGGTGGGGGAGGATCCCGGGTCCGTGAAATACGTGGAAGGCAAGCACCGCGACTGCGCCCAGGTGGGCATCCGCTCCATCCGCCGTAGGCTGCCGGCCACGGCCAGCACCGCGCAGATCGTTCAGGCCGTGGATGAGTTGAACGCGGACCCGGCCTGCACCGGTTTCATCGTCCAACTGCCCCTGCCCGCTGGTGTGGATCAGACGGAGGTCATCGCCCGGATCGACCCGGCCAAGGACGCGGACGGGATGCATCCGGTCAACTTGGGCCAGCTGGTCCTGCGCGCCTCCGGGCCTTTGAACACGCCGCTGCCCTGCACCCCGCGCGGCATCCTCACCCTGCTGGAGGCTTACCGGATCGACCTGAACGGTGCTCAGGTGTGCGTGGTCGGCCGAGGATTGACCGTGGGCCGTACAATCGAACTCCTCCTGACCAGGCGCGAGATCAACGCCACGGTCACCTTGTGCCACACGGGCACCAAGAACCTGCCCGAGCAGCTGCGCCGGGCCGATGTGATCATCGCGGCGGCTGGGCGAGCTGGCCTGGTCCGTGCCCAGGACGTCAAGCCGGGCGCCGTCCTTGTCGACGTGGGCGTCACACGGGCCTGGGACCAGGAGCGGGGGCGTTGGCTGATCAAGGGCGACATCGATCCCGCGGCCCGCGACGTATCCAGCGCGTACACGCCCAATCCCGGGGGAGTGGGGCCCATGACCCGGGCAATGCTCCTGGCCAATGTGGTCGAGGCCGCCGAGCGCAGGGCCGCAGGAATGGCGACACGCCCGGGGATCATCGGCTGA
- the rpsA gene encoding 30S ribosomal protein S1, which produces MAENTQEVPQVAINDIGSKEDFIKAVDSTIKNFDDGDLVQGTVVKIDHDEVLLDIGYKTEGVIPARELSIKKDVDPDEVVQVGDEVEALVVTKEDKEGRLILSKKRAQYERAWGDIEKIKDSDGVVEGTVIEAVKGGLIVDIGLRGFLPASLVEMRRVRDLSPYIGQKIQAKILELDKNRNNVVISRRQYLEETQSEVRETFMAQLKKGQIREGTVSSIVNFGAFVDLGGVDGLIHVSELSWKHIDHPSEVVKVGQKVTVEVLDVDMDRERISLSLKATQEDPWQRFARTHVPGQIVKGKVTKIVQFGVFVSVDDGIEGLVHISELANRHVENPESVVKQGEEIFVKVIDVDLDRRRISLSLKQADDSVDPASEDFDPAIYGMPAEYDDEGNYKYPEGFDPTTNEWIAGYEKQREEWEAQYAAAHDLWEQHKAFVTKEMENAEASAAEDAKSSESASASSSSQPSGKGHQPASDGAATNYTSEASSEGTLASDDQLAALREQLLKEKQ; this is translated from the coding sequence ATGGCAGAGAATACACAAGAGGTCCCTCAGGTCGCTATCAACGACATCGGTTCCAAAGAGGACTTCATCAAGGCAGTCGACTCCACGATCAAGAACTTCGACGATGGGGACCTGGTTCAAGGCACGGTCGTCAAGATTGACCACGATGAGGTACTGCTGGACATCGGCTACAAGACCGAGGGCGTGATTCCCGCCCGCGAGCTTTCCATCAAGAAGGATGTGGACCCGGATGAGGTCGTCCAGGTCGGCGACGAGGTTGAGGCCTTGGTCGTCACCAAGGAGGACAAGGAAGGCCGGCTCATCCTGTCCAAGAAGCGTGCCCAGTACGAGCGCGCCTGGGGTGACATCGAGAAGATCAAGGATTCCGACGGTGTGGTCGAGGGCACGGTCATCGAGGCTGTCAAGGGCGGCCTGATCGTGGACATCGGCCTGCGTGGCTTCCTTCCCGCCTCCCTGGTCGAGATGCGCCGTGTACGCGACCTGTCCCCCTACATTGGCCAGAAGATTCAGGCCAAGATCCTGGAGCTGGACAAGAACCGCAACAACGTGGTCATCTCCCGCCGTCAGTACCTGGAAGAGACGCAGTCCGAAGTGCGCGAGACCTTCATGGCCCAGCTCAAGAAGGGCCAGATCCGCGAGGGCACGGTCTCCTCCATCGTCAACTTCGGCGCCTTCGTCGACCTGGGCGGTGTGGACGGCCTGATCCACGTTTCCGAGCTCTCTTGGAAGCACATCGACCACCCCTCCGAGGTCGTCAAGGTCGGACAGAAGGTCACCGTCGAGGTCTTGGATGTCGACATGGACCGCGAGCGCATCTCCCTGTCGCTCAAGGCCACCCAGGAAGACCCCTGGCAGCGCTTCGCCCGTACTCATGTACCCGGGCAAATCGTCAAGGGCAAGGTCACCAAGATTGTGCAGTTCGGTGTCTTCGTCTCCGTCGACGACGGTATCGAGGGCCTGGTGCACATTTCCGAGCTGGCCAACCGCCACGTGGAGAACCCCGAGTCCGTGGTCAAGCAGGGCGAGGAGATTTTCGTCAAGGTCATCGACGTGGACCTGGATCGCCGCCGCATCTCCCTGTCCCTCAAGCAGGCCGACGATTCCGTCGACCCGGCTTCCGAGGACTTCGATCCGGCCATCTACGGCATGCCCGCAGAGTACGACGATGAGGGCAACTACAAGTACCCCGAGGGCTTCGACCCGACCACCAACGAGTGGATCGCCGGTTACGAGAAGCAGCGCGAGGAGTGGGAGGCCCAGTACGCGGCCGCTCACGACCTGTGGGAGCAGCACAAGGCCTTCGTGACCAAGGAGATGGAGAACGCCGAAGCCTCAGCGGCTGAGGACGCCAAGAGCTCCGAATCCGCTTCCGCTTCCTCCTCCAGCCAGCCTTCCGGCAAGGGCCATCAGCCCGCGTCCGACGGCGCTGCCACTAACTACACCTCCGAGGCTTCCTCGGAGGGCACCCTGGCTTCCGATGACCAGCTGGCCGCCCTGCGCGAGCAGCTCCTCAAGGAGAAGCAGTGA
- a CDS encoding CarD family transcriptional regulator: MDYKVGDMVVYPRHGAARVDAVLERTVKGVTRKYLQLSVLSSDGLVIDVPVENAKKVGVRDIVDGKAVSKVFLILRTPIVEEKEMNWSRRYKLNVEKIATGEVNKIAEVVRDLSQRDVDEHGLSAGEKRMLGKARSILTSEIALSEEITEEEAQRLLDVNLGYQEPRPGDEKHHSKAPKEPADQTLARVAQQAKSKAAKAKAKPKAKK, encoded by the coding sequence ATGGATTACAAGGTCGGCGATATGGTCGTTTATCCGCGTCACGGCGCCGCCCGGGTGGATGCCGTGTTGGAGCGGACAGTCAAAGGGGTCACCCGCAAGTACCTCCAACTCTCCGTCCTTTCCTCGGACGGCCTGGTCATCGACGTGCCCGTGGAGAACGCCAAGAAGGTGGGCGTGCGCGACATCGTCGACGGCAAGGCGGTGTCTAAGGTCTTCCTGATTCTGCGCACCCCTATCGTCGAAGAGAAGGAGATGAACTGGTCGCGCCGATACAAGCTGAATGTGGAGAAGATCGCGACCGGCGAGGTCAACAAGATCGCCGAGGTGGTTCGTGACCTCTCCCAGCGTGACGTGGATGAGCACGGCCTGTCGGCAGGGGAGAAGCGGATGCTTGGCAAGGCCCGCTCCATCCTGACTTCCGAGATCGCCCTGTCCGAGGAAATCACCGAGGAGGAGGCCCAGCGTTTGCTGGATGTCAACCTGGGCTACCAGGAGCCTCGTCCGGGCGATGAAAAGCATCACAGCAAGGCGCCCAAGGAACCCGCCGACCAGACCTTGGCCCGGGTGGCTCAGCAGGCCAAGTCCAAGGCGGCTAAGGCCAAAGCAAAGCCTAAGGCCAAGAAGTAG
- the uvrB gene encoding excinuclease ABC subunit UvrB, which yields MGFNIERTDKPFVVKSPYQPSGDQPQAIDELANRIENGENDVVLMGATGTGKTATTAWLIERLQRPTLILEPNKTLAAQLCAEFRELMPDNAVSYFVSYYDYYQPEAYIPQTDTYIEKDSNINDDVERLRHAATANLLTRRDCVVVATVSCIYGLGTPEEYAGRMLFLREGQQISREELLRKFVDMQYKRNDIAFTRGTFRVRGDTVEIIPVYEELAVRIEFFGDEIDRISTLHPLTGDEIAHESQVHIFPASHYVAGPERMQRALKTIKEELDWRVGQLRKQGKELEAQRLTMRTTYDLEMLTQIGTCSGVENYSRHFDGREPGTAPHTLLDFFPDDFLLVIDESHVTVPQIGAMYEGDASRKRTLVEHGFRLPSAMDNRPLKWPEFLDKVGQTVYLSATPGDYEMGLSDGVVEQIIRPTGLLDPEVEVRPVKGQVDDLLAEIKDRVARHERVLVTTLTKKMAEDLTDYLLERDIKVEYLHSDVDTLRRVELLRELREGKIDVIVGINLLREGLDLPEVSLVAILDADKEGFLRSYRSLIQTIGRAARNVSGTVIMYADEQTDSMKKAIDETNRRRAKQIAYNKAHGVDPKPLIKKISDVNDMLAKEDVDTQTLLEGGYRNAGKAGNSHLGVPSFSKEEADKRHQEILKAGLPAQDLADLIRQLSEQMHTAAEQLQFELAARLRDEIRDLKKELRQMTEASK from the coding sequence ATGGGGTTCAACATAGAGCGCACCGACAAGCCGTTCGTGGTCAAGTCGCCCTACCAGCCCTCGGGCGACCAGCCCCAGGCCATTGATGAGTTGGCCAACCGCATTGAGAATGGTGAGAACGACGTGGTCCTGATGGGGGCCACTGGCACCGGCAAGACGGCGACCACGGCCTGGCTGATTGAGAGGCTTCAGCGCCCAACCCTGATCCTGGAGCCCAACAAGACCCTGGCCGCCCAGTTGTGCGCGGAGTTCCGCGAGCTCATGCCCGACAACGCGGTCTCATACTTCGTCTCCTATTACGATTACTACCAGCCCGAGGCCTACATTCCGCAGACCGATACCTACATCGAGAAGGATTCGAACATCAACGACGACGTGGAACGCTTGCGCCATGCCGCCACCGCCAACCTCCTGACCCGCCGGGACTGCGTGGTCGTGGCCACGGTCTCCTGCATCTATGGCCTGGGCACTCCCGAGGAATACGCCGGCCGTATGCTCTTCCTGCGAGAAGGGCAGCAAATCAGCCGGGAGGAGCTCCTGCGCAAGTTCGTGGATATGCAGTACAAGCGTAATGACATCGCCTTCACCCGGGGCACTTTCCGGGTCCGGGGCGACACGGTCGAGATCATCCCGGTCTACGAGGAGCTGGCCGTGCGCATCGAGTTCTTCGGCGACGAGATAGACCGCATCTCCACCTTGCACCCATTGACTGGCGACGAAATAGCTCACGAGAGCCAGGTTCACATCTTTCCCGCCTCCCACTACGTGGCGGGCCCTGAGCGGATGCAGCGGGCCCTGAAGACCATCAAGGAGGAGTTGGACTGGCGGGTGGGCCAGCTGCGCAAGCAAGGCAAGGAGCTGGAGGCCCAACGGCTAACCATGCGCACCACCTACGACTTGGAGATGCTTACCCAAATCGGCACTTGCTCGGGCGTGGAGAACTACTCCCGCCACTTCGACGGGCGGGAACCCGGCACGGCCCCGCACACCCTACTGGATTTCTTCCCTGACGACTTCCTCCTGGTCATCGACGAATCCCACGTCACCGTCCCGCAAATCGGGGCCATGTACGAGGGGGACGCCTCCCGCAAGCGCACCCTTGTGGAGCATGGCTTCCGCCTGCCTTCAGCCATGGATAACCGGCCGCTCAAGTGGCCTGAGTTCCTTGATAAGGTTGGTCAGACCGTCTACCTGTCGGCCACGCCGGGCGACTATGAAATGGGTTTGTCGGATGGCGTGGTTGAACAGATCATCAGGCCTACCGGGCTCCTGGACCCCGAGGTGGAGGTGCGGCCGGTCAAGGGCCAAGTGGATGACCTCTTGGCGGAGATCAAGGACCGGGTGGCTCGTCATGAGCGCGTCCTGGTGACCACCCTGACCAAGAAGATGGCCGAGGACCTGACTGACTACCTGTTGGAGCGCGACATCAAGGTTGAATACCTGCACTCGGATGTGGACACCCTGCGCCGGGTGGAGCTCCTGCGTGAACTGCGCGAAGGCAAGATCGACGTGATTGTGGGCATCAACCTCCTGCGCGAGGGACTGGACCTGCCGGAGGTGTCCCTGGTGGCCATCCTTGACGCCGACAAGGAAGGCTTCCTGCGCTCCTACCGCTCCCTGATCCAGACGATTGGTCGCGCCGCGAGGAACGTGTCGGGCACCGTGATCATGTACGCCGATGAGCAGACCGATTCCATGAAGAAAGCCATCGACGAAACCAACCGCAGGCGGGCCAAGCAAATCGCCTATAACAAGGCGCACGGGGTCGATCCCAAGCCCCTGATCAAAAAGATCTCCGATGTCAACGACATGTTGGCCAAGGAGGATGTCGACACGCAGACCCTCTTGGAGGGTGGTTACCGTAACGCAGGAAAGGCTGGCAACTCACACTTGGGCGTGCCTTCCTTCAGCAAGGAGGAGGCGGACAAGCGCCACCAGGAGATACTCAAGGCCGGTCTGCCGGCGCAGGACCTGGCCGATTTGATTCGTCAACTGAGCGAACAGATGCACACGGCCGCCGAGCAGCTCCAGTTCGAGCTGGCAGCCCGCCTGCGCGATGAGATTCGCGATTTGAAGAAAGAGCTGCGGCAAATGACCGAGGCCAGCAAGTAA
- a CDS encoding sensor histidine kinase yields the protein MKSKRTRGPAASGASAPKRLLASAVGARPGRDRPIGAFSSLKVELSVLITISTAIAFVMAWFLLKIGLSGWIAMPLTLVVALGITYYFSRGLTAPLRQMRDAAEAMAEGDYTVRVQSAEGSRDEVGLLTRSFNEMAEELQHADQMRRDMVANVSHELRTPVSALQAMVENMADGVTEPTPANLEGILDQTHRLSDLIAFLLDLSRMEAGAASLEVEKFNFADFIDDTVGPLEIADAGHAHDIHIDMPADITMEGDQNRLRQLFTNVISNALKHSADGTTVLIEAHEDQAQDTVVTNVVNFGSQIPLEARSDIFRRFVKGRTGPGTESGGTGLGLSIARWAAQLHGGQIHVVDDTRGVDFEVTLPKYHIEQEEAGTDLDLS from the coding sequence ATGAAATCCAAGCGAACGCGAGGCCCCGCTGCCTCTGGCGCGTCCGCCCCCAAGCGCCTCCTGGCTTCGGCCGTAGGGGCCCGGCCCGGGCGGGACCGGCCAATCGGAGCTTTTTCCTCTTTGAAAGTGGAACTGTCGGTCCTGATTACCATCTCCACGGCCATCGCCTTTGTAATGGCCTGGTTCTTACTCAAGATAGGGCTGTCCGGCTGGATTGCCATGCCCCTGACCCTGGTGGTCGCCCTGGGCATCACTTACTACTTCTCGCGTGGGTTGACCGCTCCCCTGCGCCAGATGCGCGATGCGGCCGAGGCCATGGCAGAGGGGGATTACACGGTCCGCGTGCAGAGCGCCGAGGGCTCGCGGGACGAGGTAGGGCTCCTGACCCGTTCCTTCAATGAGATGGCCGAGGAGCTTCAGCACGCTGACCAAATGCGCCGGGACATGGTAGCGAACGTCTCCCACGAGCTGCGCACACCGGTCTCCGCCCTCCAGGCGATGGTGGAGAACATGGCCGATGGGGTCACCGAGCCCACACCGGCCAACCTGGAAGGCATCCTGGACCAAACCCACCGCCTGTCCGACCTCATCGCCTTCCTGCTGGACCTCTCGCGTATGGAGGCGGGCGCCGCCAGCCTGGAGGTCGAGAAGTTCAACTTCGCTGACTTCATCGACGACACAGTGGGCCCCCTGGAAATCGCCGACGCCGGGCACGCCCACGACATCCACATCGACATGCCCGCCGACATCACGATGGAGGGCGATCAGAACCGCCTGCGCCAGCTCTTCACCAACGTCATCTCCAACGCTTTGAAGCATTCGGCCGACGGGACCACGGTCCTGATCGAGGCCCATGAGGACCAGGCCCAGGACACGGTTGTGACCAATGTGGTCAACTTCGGCTCCCAGATTCCACTGGAGGCCCGCTCCGACATCTTCCGGCGCTTCGTCAAGGGGCGCACCGGTCCCGGCACCGAATCCGGGGGCACCGGGCTGGGACTGTCGATAGCCCGCTGGGCCGCCCAGCTGCACGGCGGTCAGATTCACGTGGTGGACGACACGCGCGGGGTCGATTTCGAGGTCACCCTGCCCAAATACCACATTGAGCAGGAGGAGGCCGGGACGGACCTGGACCTGTCCTGA
- the coaE gene encoding dephospho-CoA kinase (Dephospho-CoA kinase (CoaE) performs the final step in coenzyme A biosynthesis.): MLRVGLTGGIAAGKSTVSRRLGELGAWVIDYDRIAHRIMEAGGAAVEPIRKAFGGRAIGSDGSVDRAWLADRVFASGDLLARLDALTHPLIRQQAMHEEEPWRGSDRVVVHDIPLLTEIIGSIPLTFDRIITVEAPEQVRVARMVNERHMSRSQAIARVNAQASEADRRGLADTVIDSSLAIEQMFEQVDTIYEELSHQAQTQGEPGRRA, encoded by the coding sequence ATGCTGAGAGTAGGGCTGACGGGAGGGATAGCCGCAGGCAAGAGCACGGTTTCCCGTCGCTTGGGAGAGCTGGGGGCTTGGGTCATCGACTATGACCGGATCGCCCACCGGATCATGGAGGCAGGCGGCGCGGCCGTCGAGCCGATCAGGAAAGCCTTCGGCGGGCGGGCCATTGGGAGTGACGGCTCGGTGGACCGAGCCTGGTTGGCTGACCGAGTGTTCGCTTCGGGTGACTTGCTGGCGCGCTTGGATGCCTTGACCCACCCCTTGATCCGCCAGCAAGCCATGCATGAGGAGGAGCCTTGGAGGGGCAGTGACCGCGTCGTCGTCCATGACATCCCCCTTTTGACGGAAATCATCGGGTCGATTCCCCTGACGTTCGACCGGATCATCACGGTTGAAGCGCCGGAGCAGGTGCGCGTTGCGCGGATGGTGAACGAGCGGCATATGAGCCGCAGCCAAGCGATTGCCCGGGTGAATGCCCAAGCCAGCGAGGCTGACCGGCGTGGCCTTGCTGATACCGTGATCGATTCCTCGCTCGCTATCGAACAGATGTTCGAACAGGTTGATACAATATATGAAGAATTGAGCCACCAAGCCCAGACCCAAGGGGAGCCGGGCCGAAGGGCTTGA
- a CDS encoding response regulator transcription factor, translated as MKNTSRYAAATTILVVEDEPTLATAIAQRVTAEGWTARVASDGASAVQAASQFKPDLVIMDIMLPVMDGLEATKRIVAERPVPVLILTARDDEADKVTGLGAGADDYMTKPFSMRELIARCKALLRRVERAKVIAKNSENEKLLDFGSLVIDPAQRIVSQNGEQVHLTPTEFDLLATLARKPKSVLTREKLLEEVWDWVDASGTRTVDSHVKALRHKLGAQLIRTVHGVGYAFEPPEDNGERGRS; from the coding sequence ATGAAGAACACGAGCCGCTATGCGGCAGCGACCACCATCCTGGTAGTTGAGGACGAACCGACGCTGGCCACCGCCATCGCCCAGCGCGTCACAGCCGAGGGCTGGACGGCCAGGGTGGCCTCGGACGGGGCCAGCGCTGTTCAAGCGGCCTCGCAATTCAAGCCCGACCTGGTGATCATGGATATCATGCTGCCGGTCATGGATGGGTTGGAGGCCACCAAGCGCATCGTCGCCGAGCGCCCGGTGCCGGTTCTTATCCTGACCGCCCGGGATGACGAGGCCGACAAGGTGACCGGCCTGGGTGCCGGCGCCGATGACTACATGACCAAGCCCTTCTCCATGCGGGAGCTGATCGCGCGCTGCAAGGCCCTCCTACGCCGGGTTGAGCGGGCCAAAGTCATCGCCAAGAACTCGGAGAACGAGAAACTCCTGGACTTCGGCTCCCTGGTCATCGACCCGGCCCAGCGCATCGTCAGCCAGAACGGCGAGCAGGTCCACTTGACCCCCACCGAGTTTGACCTGCTGGCCACGCTGGCCCGCAAGCCCAAGTCGGTCCTGACCAGAGAGAAGCTCCTTGAGGAGGTCTGGGACTGGGTGGACGCCTCGGGCACCCGTACCGTCGACTCGCACGTCAAGGCCCTGCGCCATAAGCTCGGCGCCCAGCTCATCCGCACCGTGCATGGTGTGGGATACGCCTTCGAGCCGCCTGAGGACAACGGCGAGCGAGGCCGGTCCTGA
- a CDS encoding ABC transporter ATP-binding protein — protein sequence MQTDSKEEDAIVLVNAAARRGGREIWSHGSFTIPSGTITAIVGTNGAGKTTLMQTELGLLPLAAGSIQVLGQPAGKESDRIGYVPQSYTSEVDANLTVEQSVLLGVNGTRFGARPTSSAERRQAHQAMTFTGIEDRANSRLSELSGGLRQRVAIAQALACDPLLLMLDEPLANLDLASQRETVHVLARLNRQLGMTIQVVAHDLNMLLPILDGAVYLLDGHPHYAGIHDLLDSDLLTHLYGTQVEVVSTPQGEMFISPSTDETAQGSHDLHRPTEIVQEHHHQARPSAAEGRRS from the coding sequence ATGCAGACGGACAGCAAGGAAGAAGACGCCATCGTCTTGGTCAACGCGGCGGCCAGACGCGGAGGACGCGAAATCTGGAGCCACGGTAGCTTCACGATACCGTCCGGCACCATCACCGCGATCGTCGGCACCAACGGGGCCGGCAAGACCACGCTGATGCAGACCGAGCTGGGGCTCCTCCCCCTGGCCGCAGGGTCCATCCAAGTCCTAGGCCAGCCCGCGGGCAAGGAGAGCGATCGAATCGGATACGTGCCCCAGTCCTACACCAGCGAAGTGGATGCCAACCTGACCGTCGAGCAATCGGTCCTGCTTGGAGTCAACGGCACCCGCTTCGGCGCCCGGCCCACCAGTTCCGCCGAACGCCGCCAGGCGCACCAAGCCATGACTTTCACCGGGATAGAGGACAGAGCCAACTCGCGGCTCTCCGAGCTCTCCGGCGGCCTGCGCCAGCGCGTGGCCATAGCCCAGGCGCTGGCCTGCGACCCCCTGCTCCTGATGTTGGATGAGCCCCTGGCGAACCTTGATCTGGCCAGCCAGAGGGAGACGGTCCACGTCCTGGCCCGGCTCAACCGACAGTTGGGCATGACGATTCAAGTGGTGGCCCACGACCTGAACATGCTCCTGCCAATCCTGGACGGAGCCGTCTACCTGCTGGACGGGCACCCCCACTACGCAGGCATCCACGACCTGCTCGACTCCGACCTCCTGACCCACCTGTACGGCACCCAAGTGGAAGTGGTCAGCACCCCCCAGGGCGAGATGTTCATCAGCCCAAGCACCGACGAGACCGCCCAGGGAAGCCACGACCTGCACCGGCCGACCGAAATCGTCCAGGAACACCACCACCAGGCCCGACCTTCGGCAGCGGAAGGGAGGCGGTCATGA
- a CDS encoding LexA family protein, producing the protein MGKQPGKAPMEARPQQGARTVSLRGVHSVTRMPHPVPLALEAVHAGFPSVAQDYFSTEFSFDEHVFIHPDSTFVVRVAGDSMTGAGIFDGDLLVVDRGLDPCDGDVVIAILDDELTVKRLRSEGGRTWLQAENPAYPDFKPQGGEVLVVWGVVTGNYHWQREETPARANRNPAPSVSCPRPGAPTAGAPSSARAGHGRQSGGPSSGQGTRRSAPYPSAGWGGHA; encoded by the coding sequence ATGGGAAAACAGCCTGGTAAAGCTCCCATGGAAGCGCGCCCACAGCAGGGCGCGCGAACCGTCTCGCTCAGGGGCGTCCACTCTGTCACGCGGATGCCTCACCCGGTTCCCCTAGCGCTGGAGGCGGTCCATGCAGGCTTCCCTTCAGTGGCTCAGGACTACTTTTCCACTGAATTCTCTTTCGACGAGCACGTCTTCATCCATCCAGACTCCACGTTTGTGGTGCGGGTGGCAGGCGACTCGATGACTGGCGCGGGCATTTTCGATGGGGACCTCCTGGTCGTGGACCGGGGTCTGGACCCCTGCGACGGGGATGTGGTCATCGCGATCCTGGATGACGAATTGACCGTCAAACGCCTGCGCAGCGAAGGTGGGCGGACCTGGCTGCAGGCGGAGAACCCGGCCTACCCGGATTTCAAGCCCCAGGGAGGTGAAGTTTTGGTCGTCTGGGGGGTAGTGACCGGCAACTACCACTGGCAGCGGGAGGAGACCCCTGCACGGGCCAACCGCAATCCAGCGCCTTCCGTCAGCTGCCCAAGGCCCGGCGCGCCCACAGCCGGAGCGCCCTCGTCCGCCCGGGCGGGGCATGGGCGCCAAAGCGGCGGTCCGAGCTCGGGACAGGGCACACGCAGATCCGCCCCCTACCCCAGTGCCGGATGGGGCGGCCATGCCTGA
- a CDS encoding metal ABC transporter permease, which yields MSAFAFDPRWMQTLSAPFMLKAIVAGVLIAIAAGAMGYFTIARHSTFAAHALAHIGLPGATGAVLLGLPVSAGLGLFALGGALVIGALGKKASQREIATGTVLAFATGLGLFFARLSSSASQQMQAILFGSILTVTQGQIIGFAAFDLVLIAVLSLVYRPLLFSSLDEQVAQAKGVPIAAMNLVYMALMAGVITIAVPAVGTLLIFALIVTPAATANILAASPLRAMVVSGLICLVSLWGGLVISAMFPTPPSFVIVTLSTLMWALAKAGKALTNQRATGRTR from the coding sequence ATGAGCGCCTTCGCCTTCGACCCGCGCTGGATGCAAACCCTCTCGGCCCCCTTCATGCTCAAGGCGATCGTAGCCGGCGTCCTGATCGCCATCGCCGCTGGGGCTATGGGTTACTTCACGATAGCCCGCCACTCCACCTTCGCCGCGCATGCCCTGGCCCACATAGGCCTGCCCGGCGCCACAGGCGCTGTCTTATTGGGCCTTCCGGTCTCGGCCGGGCTGGGTTTGTTCGCCTTGGGCGGGGCCTTGGTCATCGGCGCCCTAGGCAAGAAAGCCTCCCAGCGGGAGATCGCCACCGGCACGGTCCTGGCCTTCGCCACCGGTCTGGGCCTCTTCTTCGCCCGCCTATCCTCATCCGCCTCCCAGCAAATGCAGGCCATCCTGTTCGGATCGATTCTGACGGTCACCCAGGGGCAGATCATCGGTTTCGCTGCATTCGACCTGGTTTTGATCGCCGTCCTGTCCCTGGTCTACCGTCCCCTCCTCTTCTCCTCGCTGGACGAGCAGGTGGCCCAGGCCAAGGGGGTGCCGATCGCGGCCATGAATCTGGTCTACATGGCCCTGATGGCCGGCGTCATCACGATAGCTGTGCCAGCCGTAGGCACCCTGCTTATTTTCGCCCTGATTGTGACCCCTGCGGCCACCGCCAACATCCTGGCGGCCTCGCCCCTGCGAGCCATGGTCGTCTCCGGCCTCATCTGCTTGGTCTCGCTCTGGGGCGGCCTGGTCATATCGGCCATGTTCCCGACCCCGCCCTCCTTCGTCATCGTGACCCTTTCCACCCTGATGTGGGCGCTGGCCAAGGCAGGCAAGGCCCTGACGAACCAGCGCGCGACCGGACGGACCCGGTAA